From the Amycolatopsis thermoflava N1165 genome, one window contains:
- a CDS encoding IclR family transcriptional regulator, with product MPPAHLIGRAALVLRALSAAGEPGASTSDVSRLTGLARPTVHRLLAALADEGFVDRDQRSGRWYLGPELYLLGESAAARYDVTQHARASVHRLAAATGESAFFSARRGDETVCLLREDGDFPIRSFVLYEGARFPLGVVSAGLVVLSLLSDREIDDYLARVDLTERWGAAHAPGPLRERIAETRERGYAVNPGLVVEGSWGMAAAVFGSSGEPAWALTLTGVESRFREPRRAQLGALLLKEAHALTTALRADRQHGGL from the coding sequence ATGCCGCCCGCCCACCTGATCGGCCGCGCCGCGCTGGTGCTCCGTGCGCTGTCCGCGGCCGGTGAGCCCGGTGCGTCGACCTCCGACGTGTCGCGGCTGACCGGGCTGGCCCGGCCGACGGTCCACCGGTTGCTGGCGGCGCTGGCCGACGAGGGGTTCGTCGACCGCGACCAGCGCAGCGGCCGCTGGTACCTGGGCCCGGAGCTGTACCTGCTGGGCGAGTCGGCGGCCGCGCGCTACGACGTGACGCAGCACGCGCGGGCCAGCGTGCACCGGCTCGCCGCGGCGACCGGGGAGAGCGCGTTCTTCTCCGCCAGGCGCGGCGACGAGACGGTGTGCCTGCTGCGCGAGGACGGCGACTTCCCGATCCGGTCGTTCGTGCTGTACGAGGGCGCGCGGTTCCCGCTGGGCGTGGTCTCGGCCGGGCTGGTCGTGCTGTCGCTGCTGTCCGACCGGGAGATCGACGACTACCTGGCGCGGGTCGACCTGACGGAGCGGTGGGGCGCGGCGCACGCGCCGGGGCCGCTGCGGGAGCGGATCGCCGAGACGCGGGAGCGGGGGTACGCCGTCAACCCGGGCCTGGTGGTCGAGGGCAGCTGGGGCATGGCGGCGGCGGTGTTCGGCTCGTCCGGGGAGCCGGCGTGGGCGCTGACGCTGACCGGGGTGGAGTCTCGCTTCCGCGAACCGCGGCGGGCGCAGCTGGGCGCGCTGCTGCTCAAGGAGGCCCACGCGCTGACGACGGCGCTCCGCGCGGACCGGCAGCACGGCGGGCTCTGA